In the genome of Monodelphis domestica isolate mMonDom1 chromosome 2, mMonDom1.pri, whole genome shotgun sequence, one region contains:
- the NEURL4 gene encoding neuralized-like protein 4 isoform X6: MAAGAGGGPGAGTGGGGGGSSGGGGGGGGGGGGGGGGGGGGELHPRTGRLVSLSGGGRTARRQQPGQEFNHGLVLSREPLRDGRVFTVRIDRKVNSWSGSIEIGVTALDPGVLDFPSSATGLKGGSWVVSGCSVLRDGRSVLEEYGQDLDQLGEGDRVGVERTAAGELRLWVNGRDCGVAATGLPSRVWAVVDLYGKCTQITVLPPEPGLGTPTPPPAPALPPGDTSAEQGPSGDEALMPPQAQAQLDKFPNSLESENGFSGMELSEVVSNAILSAYNGGLLSVSLGSPPAEGPGPSTGGNGLPAPTPLTSNDALLFHEKCGTLIKLSNNNKTAERRRPLDEFNNGVVMTNRPLRDNEMFEIRIDKLVDKWSGSIEIGVTTHNPNSLEYPATMTNLRSGTIMMSGCGILTNGKGTRREYCEFSLDELQEGDHIGLTRKSSSALHFFINGIDQGVATPMTPPVVYGVVDLYGMAVKVTIVHNHNHSDRLRRNNAILRALSPEGAHRRPPPGLAHSEPDRLLFHPNCGQKAAITHEGRTALRPHATDDFNHGVVLSSRALRDGELFQVRIDKMVDKWAGSIEIGVTTHNPAYLQLPSTMTNLRSGTWMMTGNGVMHNGTTILDEYGHNLDRLKAGDTVGVVRREDGTLHFFVNGVAQGPAAWNVPPGVYAVVDLYGQAAQATIVDDSELLPLPDDISEGNNQLSPSSPSSGAGTTDLRFHQLHGSNAVITNGGRTALRHNCRSEFNDAIVISNRALRDGELFEIVIQKMVDRWSGSIEAGVTAIRPEDLEFPNTMTDIDYDTWMLSGTAIMQDGNTMRNNYGCDLDSLGTGSRIGMMRTAKGDLHYFINGQDQGPACSGLPAGKEVYAVVDLYGQCVQVSITSATGPMDNSLSTSNATEKSFPLHSPVAGVAHRFHSSCGKNVTFGEDGTRAMRVAGYAHGLVFSMKELRTDEVFEVQVEELDEKWAGSFKVGLTTLLPGDLGPGGGTGAGPGLPTSLPELRTKTTWMVSGCEVRRNGQLQRMNYGRNLERLGVGSRVGIRRGADDTMHILVDGEDMGPAATGIAKNVWVVLDLYGRVKVISIVSSSMLEEIEGTKPPSLSSDTGSEGEEDEDDEEPGIMGENEAAVVTPAALEFLENHGKNILLSNGNLTATRVASYNQGIVVINRPLIPQQLVQVRLDFLNRQWTSSLALGVIACPPERLNFPASACALKRASWLLRGQGIFHNGLKICEKYGPNLDTCPEGTVLGLRLDGSGGLHLYVNGVDQGVAVAEVPQPCHALVDLYGQCEQVTIMSLETGAANGEGAGIQGDMEKADVVDGIKESVCWTPPPDASPLKSCEYHALCSRFQELLLLPEDYFVPPPKRSLCYCESCRKLRGDEAHRRRGEPPQEYALPFGWCRFNLRVNPRLETATLSKKWHMAYHGSSVGAVRRVLDRGELGAVLQS, translated from the exons ATGgcggcgggggcggggggggggcctGGGGCCGGGACGGGCGGTGGTGGTggcggcagcagcggcggcggcggcggcggcggcggcggaggcgGAGGCGGCGGAGGAGGAGGCGGAGGCGGGGAGCTGCACCCGCGCACTGGGCGGCTGGTGAGTCTGTCCGGGGGTGGCCGCACGGCGCGGAGGCAGCAGCCGGGCCAGGAGTTCAACCATGGGCTGGTGCTGAGCCGGGAGCCCCTGAGGGACGGGCGAGTCTTCACGGTTCGGATTGACCGCAAG GTGAACTCTTGGAGTGGATCAATTGAGATTGGAGTAACAGCATTGGACCCAGGTGTACTGGACTTCCCAAGTAGCGCCACAGGACTGAAGGGGGGCTCTTGGGTAGTGTCTGGGTGCTCGGTGCTTCGGGATGGGCGTTCAGTGCTGGAAGAGTATGGGCAGGACCTGGACCAGCTGGGTGAGGGGGACCGTGTGGGTGTGGAGCGCACAGCAGCTGGTGAGCTTCGACTCTGGGTCAATGGGCGGGACTGTGGTGTTGCTGCTACTGGCCTTCCCTCTCGAGTCTGGGCAGTGGTCGATCTCTATGGCAAGTGCACTCAGATCACCGTGCTGCCCCCAGAGCCTGGTCTTGGTACCCCTACACCTCCCCCTGCCCCTGCCCTGCCCCCTGGGGACACTTCTGCTGAGCAGGGGCCCTCCGGAGATGAAG CCCTCATGCCGCCCCAAGCCCAGGCCCAGCTGGACAAGTTTCCCAACAGCCTTGAGTCGGAGAATG GTTTCTCAGGCATGGAACTGTCAGAAGTAGTGAGTAATGCCATCCTGTCTGCTTACAATGGGGGACTTCTGAGTGTCAGCCTTGGCTCCCCACCTGCAGAAGGGCCAGGACCCAGTACTGGTGGAAATGGACTCCCTGCCCCAACTCCCCTTACCTCCAACGATGCCCTTCTCTTTCATGAGAAGTGTGGGACCCTCATCAAACTTAGCAACAACAACAAGACAGCTGAACGTCGACGACCTCTAGATGAGTTCAACAATGGAGTTGTAATGACAAATCGCCCACTACGTGACAATGAGATGTTTGAG ATTCGAATTGACAAGCTAGTGGATAAATGGTCAGGCTCCATAGAAATTGGAGTGACAACCCACAACCCAAACAGCCTGGAGTACCCAGCAACTATGACCAATCTTCGTTCAG GCACTATCATGATGAGTGGCTGTGGGATCCTGACCAATGGCAAAGGGACACGCCGGGAATACTGTGAATTCAGCCTAGATGAGCTACAG GAAGGGGACCACATTGGTCTCACCAGAAAATCCAGCTCTGCTCTGCACTTCTTCATCAATGGAATTGATCAAG GTGTGGCTACTCCAATGACACCCCCTGTGGTGTATGGTGTGGTGGACTTGTATGGGATGGCAGTGAAGGTGACCATTGTCCACAACCACAACCACAGTGACCGTCTTCGACGAAACAATGCTATTCTTCGTGCTCTGTCTCCTGAGGGTGCCCATCGTAGGCCCCCTCCTGGCCTTGCCCACTCTGAACCTGATCGCCTGCTGTTCCACCCCAACTGTGGACAGAAGGCAGCAATCACTCATGAAGGACGAACTGCTCTTCGACCCCA TGCCACTGATGACTTCAATCATGGTGTGGTGTTAAGTAGCCGGGCTCTTCGAGATGGAGAGTTATTCCAGGTTCGAATTGACAAGATGGTGGACAAATGGGCAGGTTCAATTGAGATTGGGGTCACCACCCACAATCCAGCTTATCTGCAGCTGCCTTCTACTATGACCAACTTGCGTTCAG GAACTTGGATGATGACCGGGAATGGGGTGATGCACAATGGAACAACCATCCTAGACGAGTATGGTCACAACCTCGACCGACTCAAG GCTGGGGACACAGTGGGTGTAGTGCGTCGTGAGGATGGCACCCTCCACTTCTTTGTTAATGGAGTGGCCCAAGGCCCTGCAGCATGGAATGTGCCTCCAGGGGTTTATGCTGTCGTTGATCTCTATGGCCAGGCTGCACAAGCCACCATTGTGGATGACTCTG AGTTGTTGCCACTCCCTGATGACATTTCTGAGGGAAATAACCAACTGTCACCGAGTTCACCTTCATCTGGGGCAGGGACCACTGACCTTCGATTCCACCAACTCCATGGCAGCAATGCTGTCATCACTAATGGGGGCCGAACAGCACTCAGGCACAACTGTCGAAGTGAATTCAATGATGCCATCGTCATCTCCAACCG GGCGCTTCGAGATGGAGAACTCTTTGAGATCGTTATCCAGAAAATGGTTGATCGTTGGTCAGGGTCTATTGAGGCTG gAGTGACTGCCATACGACCAGAAGACCTAGAGTTCCCCAATACAATGACTGACATTGACTATGACACGTGGATGCTAAG TGGCACAGCTATCATGCAGGATGGAAACACAATGCGAAACAACTATGGCTGTGACCTGGATTCCCTAGGCACAGGCTCTCGGATTGGCATGATGCGTACTGCTAAGGGAGACCTGCATTACTTCATCAATGGCCAAGACCAAGGGCCTGCCTGTTCTGGCCTCCCTGCTGGGAAAG AGGTGTATGCTGTGGTGGATCTCTACGGCCAGTGTGTCCAAGTCTCCATTACCAGTGCTACAGGCCCTATGGATAACAGCCTGTCAACCAGCAATGCCACTGAGAAatcttttcctcttcattcccCAG TGGCTGGTGTGGCTCACCGATTTCACAGCAGCTGTGGAAAAAATGTGACATTTGGAGAAGATGGTACTCGGGCCATGAGGGTAGCTGGCTATGCTCATGGCCTAGTCTTCAGCATGAAGGAGCTCAGGACTGATGAAGTGTTTGAG GTACAAGTGGAAGAGCTGGACGAGAAATGGGCAGGTTCATTCAAAGTAGGACTGACAACACTTCTGCCAGGGGACTTGGGGCCTGGGGGAGGGACTGGGGCAGGGCCAGGGCTGCCCACTTCATTACCAGAGCTACGGACCAAGACAACATGGATGGTTTCTGGCTGTGAGGTGAGGCGTAATGGACAACTTCAGCGGATGAACTATGGACGAAATCTGGAGAGGCTGGGG GTGGGAAGCCGTGTGGGAATACGTCGAGGGGCAGATGACACAATGCATATCTTGGTGGATGGTGAGGACATGGGGCCTGCAGCCACTGGCATTGCCAAG AATGTGTGGGTGGTGCTGGACCTGTACGGGCGGGTGAAGGTCATCTCCATTGTCAGCTCCTCAATGCTAGAGGAGATCGAAGGCACCAAGCCGCCCTCCCTCAGCTCAGATACTGGCAGTGAGGGTGaggaagatgaagatgatgaagaaCCAGGCATCATG GGTGAGAATGAAGCAGCTGTGGTTACCCCTGCAGCCCTCGAGTTCCTGGAGAATCATGGGAAGAACATCCTCTTATCCAATGGGAACCTGACAGCCACACGAGTGGCCAGCTATAATCAGGGCATAGTTGTAATAAACCGGCCCCTGATTCCCCAGCAACTGGTCCAG gtgCGACTAGACTTCCTGAACCGGCAGTGGACTTCATCCCTGGCCCTGGGAGTCATTGCCTGCCCCCCTGAGCGGCTCAACTTCCCGGCTTCAGCTTGTGCCCTCAAACGGGCCTCCTGGCTACTTCGGGGCCAGGGTATCTTCCATAATGGCCTCAAG ATCTGCGAGAAGTATGGGCCAAACCTGGACACGTGCCCAGAAGGCACGGTGCTGGGGCTGAGGTTGGACGGGTCTGGGGGGCTGCACCTCTATGTCAATGGTGTGGACCAGGGTGTGGCTGTGGCTGAGGTGCCCCAGCCTTGCCATGCCCTAGTGGACCTCTATGGCCAGTGTGAGCAG GTGACAATTATGAGTCTTGAGACAGGGGCAGCCAATGGGGAGGGAGCTGGGATCCAGGGGGACATGGAGAAGGCTGATGTGGTAGATG GCATCAAAGAGAGTGTGTGTTGGACCCCACCTCCAGATGCCAGTCCTTTAAAGAGTTGTGAATACCATGCCCTCTGCTCTCGATTCCAGGAGTTGCTGTTGCTGCCTG AGGATTACTTTGTCCCACCCCCCAAGCGAAGCCTTTGCTACTGTGAGTCTTGTCGGAAACTTCGTGGAGATGAGGCACATCGACGTCGGGGGGAGCCACCACAGGAGTATGCCTTGCCCTTTGGCTGGTGCAGGTTCAACCTCAG GGTGAATCCACGACTGGAGACAGCCACACTATCCAAGAAGTGGCACATGGCCTATCATGGGAGTAGTGTTGGGGCTGTTCGGAGGGTGTTGGATCGAGGGGAGCTAGGGGCAG TGCTTCAATCCTAA